The following are encoded in a window of Vigna unguiculata cultivar IT97K-499-35 chromosome 8, ASM411807v1, whole genome shotgun sequence genomic DNA:
- the LOC114195218 gene encoding transcription factor MYC2-like has protein sequence MEASGPATLQSTASSRTSPLFRSQFPPNRTPFQPLFETILEGGRETWIYVIYWEYSSATSLLGWGDGYYNGDYNGKACKATSSTEQAQRKSVIRLLNLLVSSRSATPGDYDEDVTDLEWFFLLSMAHTFLHGSGMSGQAFFNGALVWVTGPDRLSESACQRARQLREFGLQTMVCIPCPNGVVELASTEVVLPYSDLMSKVRDFIDFNYPVRDLTSHQIIPPREDKRLHEREYTEMQNHEDENLSKKFRGKEKISDSKCSLFMLSESSDGASRSTRSHSYDYSGPS, from the exons ATGGAGGCCTCTGGTCCGGCGACGCTGCAATCCACCGCCTCAAGCCGCACCTCGCCGCTGTTCCGATCCCAGTTTCCACCCAATCGGACTCCCTTCCAACCGCTGTTTGAGACTATACTTGAAGGTGGTAGAGAGACGTGGATATATGTAATTTACTGGGAATACTCCTCTGCAACTTCCCTTCTCGGTTGGGGTGACGGCTATTACAACGGCGACTACAATGGTAAAGCCTGCAAAGCGACGTCGTCCACAGAACAGGCCCAGCGCAAGAGCGTTATTCGGTTACTCAATTTATTAGTTTCAAGCCGCTCGGCCACTCCTGGTGATTACGACGAGGACGTCACTGATCTAGAGTGGTTCTTTTTGCTCTCCATGGCTCACACCTTTCTCCACGGCAGCGGCATGTCGGGCCAAGCTTTCTTCAATGGGGCCCTGGTATGGGTCACCGGGCCAGACAGGTTATCTGAATCCGCCTGCCAACGGGCCCGCCAGTTGCGGGAGTTTGGGCTTCAGACTATGGTTTGTATACCGTGCCCAAACGGTGTCGTTGAGCTGGCCTCCACTGAAGTGGTTCTACCCTACTCTGATCTCATGAGCAAAGTGCGAGATTTTATCGACTTCAATTACCCGGTCAGGGACCTAACCTCTCACCAAATCATACCACCACG GGAAGATAAAAGATTGCATGAAAGAGAATATACCGAGATGCAAAATCATGAAGACGAGAACTTGTCTAAGAAATTTCgaggaaaagaaaagataagTGATTCAAAATGCTCATTGTTCATGCTATCAGAAAGTTCGGATGGAGCCTCTCGTAGCACACGTTCACATTCTTACGACTATTCTGGCCCCTCCTAA
- the LOC114195606 gene encoding kinesin-like protein KIN-7O isoform X4, which produces MERIHVSVRAKPLSQDDAKTSLWRISGNSIAISNLSKFDFDQIFSGSCATAEVYEARTKDIVEAAVRGFNGTVFAYGQTNSGKTYTMRGSKAEPGVIPLAVNDLFRIIQQDVDREFLLRMSYMEIYNEEINDLLAPEHRKLQIHENLERGIYVAGLREEIVASPEQVLNLMEFGESHRHIGETNMNVYSSRSHTIFRMIIESRDRSEDGESGSSCDAVRVSVLNLVDLAGSERAAKTGAEGVRLKEGSHINKSLMTLGTVIKKLSEGAESQGGHVPYRDSKLTRILQPSLGGNAKTAIICNITLAQIHTDETKSSLQFASRALRVTNCAQVNEILTDAALLKRQKKEIEDLRSKLMGSHSEHLEKEILSLRNTLLQTELERERIALELEEEKKAQAEWEKRVKEQAKKIENLSSMVLFSNRDESRELIKRDKRRDTWCIGKLSQEHPGNVYPIIQPSASNVKPMRPNRDMGPLLAFEELVNEDVYVDEPFKQMDNNKDDANNDCNLPNPCSLLHVTNRKKAPSQKKSLSMQEDNKFLELQAEYESLFLKFETQRTISDIQLESLRKQLIDSNSLHSKESVESLNYAHNGCLIVEKNANFRESDAILVIKRLQEQIKVLEMENLSSQQSLDNVVDLVTEQNICAKEKYKELYEELINAQQAARLANEQLTSAETVSNINDENFDFPISVSMEIEEIASEIQNAKDAVQSVMFMVDDAIKSFSALSDTLLVFKTSVYEDSADQVLILNNSQNLISCLRKKIFELESEKVLLDTQVADLQKHLQESKLDAEKSQNSLLENLEQQKFENAELISYIQALEKDLSCLTSSTVAKDREITRKDLEKAKTKLKETESKLKIAIQEKTKIEGEKAYAEREIKQLRGQISLLERDINKRDSLAGRRRDSIVERGSKMFDSKRPKGLEQTLQEEHKKLEVFAFESETRIASLEEEITATLKEKEEVISINEGLMLELEGLTEKLNTSTTELYHLKEEIYALKQRLEESDINQENLKSSIKVLMEEKEELAMQLTDSLLEIEEERAIWSAKEKAALLAIEEHTKSNNMQITSLSTKLLEDWIFMGSLTRVR; this is translated from the exons ATGGAGAGGATTCACGTCAGCGTCCGAGCAAAGCCTCTCTCTCAAGATGATGCGAAAACAAGTCTCTGGAGAATCTCCGGCAACTCCATCGCCATTTCCAACCTCTCCAAATTTGATTTTG ACCAAATATTCAGCGGTAGTTGTGCGACCGCGGAAGTCTATGAAGCTCGCACCAAGGATATCGTGGAAGCCGCAGTTCGGGGATTCAACG GCACTGTCTTCGCTTACGGCCAAACGAACAGTGGGAAGACTTACACGATGCGAGGCTCGAAAGCTGAACCTGGAGTGATTCCTCTCGCTGTTAACGATTTGTTTCGAATCATTCAACAA GACGTGGATCGAGAATTTCTTCTTAGAATGTCATACATGGAGATTTATAATGAAGAGATAAATGATTTGTTGGCTCCTGAACATCGAAAACTGCAGATTCATGAAAATCTAGAG CGTGGGATATATGTTGCGGGGTTGCGAGAAGAAATTGTTGCCTCTCCTGAGCAAGTCCTTAATCTCATGGAGTTTGGAGAAT CTCATAGACATATTGGAGAGACAAATATGAATGTGTACAGTAGTAGGTCCCATACTATTTTCCGCATG ATAATTGAGAGTAGGGATAGAAGCGAAGATGGAGAAAGTGGCAGCTCTTGTGATGCTGTCCGTGTATCAGTGTTG AATTTAGTGGATCTTGCTGGGTCAGAACGTGCTGCAAAAACTGGTGCAGAAGGCGTTCGACTCAAAGAAGGCTCTCACATAAACAAAAGCTTAATGACTTTGGGAACCGTGATTAAAAAGTTGAGTGAAGGTGCTGAGAGTCAAGG GGGTCATGTTCCATATCGAGATAGTAAGCTGACTCGAATTTTGCAACCTTCTTTAGGAGGAAATGCTAAAACTGCTATAATATGTAATATCACTCTTGCGCAG ATACATACAGATGAAACTAAAAGCAGCCTTCAATTTGCAAGTAGAGCATTGCGTGTCACAAATTGTGCTCAAGTGAATGAG ATTTTGACCGATGCTGCTTTATTAAAGCGCCAAAAGAAAGAGATTGAAGATCTTCGTTCCAAATTGATG GGTTCTCATTCAGAGCATTTGGAAAAGGAGATTCTGAGCCTTCGAAATACATTATTACAG ACTGAACTGGAAAGGGAACGCATAGCTTTGGAATTAGAGGAGGAAAAGAAAGCTCAAGCTGAATGGGAAAAAAGAGTAAAGGAACAAGccaagaaaattgaaaatttgagttCAATGGTTCTGTTTTCAAACCGGGATGAAAGTCGTGAGCTTATTAAAAGG GACAAGAGGCGCGATACATGGTGTATAGGAAAACTTTCACAGGAGCATCCAGGAAAT GTATACCCTATCATCCAACCTAGTGCTTCTAATGTAAAACCCATGAGACCTAATCGAGACATGGGACCACTTCTTGCTTTTGAGGAACTTGTAAATGAAGATGTTTATGTGGATGAGCCCTTTAAGCAAATGGACAATAATAAAGATGATGCAAACAACGATTGTAATCTCCCAAACCCTTGTTCTCTATTGCATGTAACAAACAGGAAAAAGGCACCGTCACAGAAGAAAAGCTTGTCAATG CAGGAGGACAACAAATTTCTAGAATTGCAAGCAGAATATGAGagtttgtttctaaaatttgaaactCAG AGAACTATAAGTGATATACAGCTTGAGTCATTGAGAAAACAGCTAATTGATTCAAATTCTCTCCATTCTAAGGAATCTGTTGAATCTTTAAATTATGCCCATAATGGTTGCTTGATTGTTGAGAAAAATGCGAATTTTAGAGAATCAGACGCTATTCTTGTTATCAAGAGACTTCAAGAGCAG ATTAAGGTTTTGGAAATGGAAAACTTATCAAGCCAACAAAGCCTGGATAATGTTGTTGATCTGGTAACAGAGCAGAATATATGTGCTAAGGAGAAATACAAAGAG CTCTATGAAGAGCTTATAAATGCACAACAGGCAGCTCGATTGGCTAATGAGCAACTTACTTCCGCTGAAACTGTGAGCAACATTAAT GATGAAAATTTTGACTTTCCAATCAGTGTTTccatggaaattgaagaaattgCATCTGAAATTCAAAACGCAAAAGATGCTGTTCAAAGTGTTATGTTTATGGTGGATGATGCTATTAAAAGTTTCTCTGCTCTCTCTGATACTCTCCTT GTTTTCAAAACCTCAGTATATGAGGATTCTGCAGATCAAGTTTTAATCTTGAATAATTCTCAGAATTTGATTTCTTGCctaagaaagaaaatatttgagctTGAGAGTGAGAAG GTTCTTCTAGACACCCAAGTAGCTGATCTACAGAAGCATCTTCAGGAATCAAAACTAGATGCTGAGAAGTCCCAAAATTCTTTGTTG GAAAACTTAGAACAAcagaaatttgaaaatgcagAGTTGATTTCTTATATTCAAGCTCTTGAAAAGGATTTATCTTGTTTGACATCATCTACAGTGGCCAAGGATAGAGAAATTACAAGAAAAGATTTGGAGAAGgctaaaaccaaattaaaagaaactgAGTCTAAACTTAAGATTGCGATacaagagaaaacaaaaattgag GGTGAGAAAGCCTATGCTGAGCGAGAGATTAAACAATTGCGTGGCCAAATCTCTCTTCTTGAGCGTGATATCAATAAACGTGATTCACTTGCGGGAAGAAGACGTGATTCAATTGTTGAAAGGGGTTCTAAGATGTTTGATAGTAAAAGACCGAAGGGCCTAGAACAGACATTACAG GAAGAGCACAAAAAACTGGAAGTTTTTGCATTTGAATCAGAAACAAGAATTGCTTCGTTAGAAGAAGAAATAACAgctacgttgaaggagaaagaaGAGGTGATATCTATTAATGAAGGTTTGATGTTAGAACTGGAAGGCTTGACTGAAAAACTGAACACATCAACCACTGAACTATATCATCTGAAGGAGGAAATTTATGCTCTT AAGCAAAGATTGGAAGAATCTGATATCAACcaagaaaatttgaaaagcTCTATCAAAGTACTAATGGAAGAAAAGGAAGAGTTGGCTATg CAACTCACTGATTCACTTTTGGAAATAGAGGAGGAAAGGGCAATATGGTCTGCCAAAGAGAAAGCAGCACTTCTAGCTATAGAAGAACACACAAAGTCAAACAATATGCAAATTAcatcattatcaacaaaattattAGAA GATTGGATATTTATGGGTAGTCTAACAAGAGTTCGATAA